A single Leptospira kirschneri serovar Cynopteri str. 3522 CT DNA region contains:
- a CDS encoding tetratricopeptide repeat protein, which translates to MNQANIKAGFRFVFFVSLIFGICFFPISVFSQSECGHLPPEYFLSLAFERQTNAARIQFQEQSKKIYEESLEYYDRYIRCSAELQKEVSPVSRVAKASVHFFLGQLEDASKEVDAAILSDSSFRDSYILKAKILIRFGEFQKASDFLETNLSRFPEDSDFLYLLGSLNQELKNYPRAILYLTSLSDTIQNREGNPKYKSFVDKSLGEIYFANAQPKKALYFLNSYLYQNPNDLSARLTLAKIWNQLGKFSSARKELNRILKTKKNLSSVEHLLAEMYFIESRSSAFEYFNILNKNSKIPKGGVLEGLYLILQGKSEQAKVLLLPIKEKFSSRLAIRLAMLDVYEKENNASVFLKELKEVAELVFGMQQFELAERIAQRALSVSDKSSEWNQAEIYDFLASCHEQSGYIYRAILMSRKAVENSKAEEEKLKFQLHLAYLLRNDPPDKKEEAETLIRNVLQTRPEMAYARYLLGVVLASNEKYKEALEELNVAIETDSENAVYYFYRASVHERLEQQEFMEKDLKKSIEIDPGNPVAYNYLGYYLSEKGVRLEESLSLVQKAVELAPDNEAYQDSLGWIFFKLGNHEEALLHLQLAYQILKDKGGEDPVILEHLGDVYKEKNQGGNAVAYWEKSLKLFKKKEDISRIQKKIQTGVRQNNK; encoded by the coding sequence ATGAATCAAGCAAATATTAAAGCCGGTTTCCGTTTCGTTTTTTTTGTATCTTTGATTTTTGGAATCTGTTTTTTTCCAATATCCGTTTTTTCTCAATCAGAATGTGGGCACTTACCTCCAGAATATTTTCTTTCTCTTGCATTTGAAAGACAGACGAATGCAGCAAGAATTCAATTTCAGGAACAATCTAAAAAGATCTACGAAGAATCTTTGGAGTATTACGATCGATATATCCGTTGTTCCGCAGAATTACAAAAAGAAGTTTCTCCGGTTTCCAGGGTTGCAAAAGCAAGTGTACATTTTTTCTTAGGACAACTGGAAGATGCTTCCAAAGAAGTAGATGCAGCAATTCTTTCTGATTCGAGTTTTAGAGACAGTTATATTTTAAAGGCTAAAATTTTAATTCGTTTTGGTGAATTTCAAAAGGCGAGTGACTTTCTAGAAACAAATTTAAGTCGTTTTCCGGAAGATTCCGATTTTCTTTATCTTTTGGGTTCTCTCAATCAGGAACTTAAAAATTATCCGAGAGCAATTCTTTATCTGACTTCTTTGAGCGATACTATTCAAAACCGGGAAGGAAATCCAAAATATAAATCTTTTGTGGATAAGTCTTTGGGTGAGATTTATTTTGCAAATGCACAACCTAAAAAGGCGCTCTATTTTTTAAATTCCTATCTATATCAAAACCCCAACGATCTTTCTGCAAGACTGACTCTTGCAAAAATCTGGAATCAGTTGGGTAAATTCTCCTCTGCCCGCAAAGAACTAAACAGAATTTTAAAGACTAAAAAAAATCTATCCTCCGTGGAACATCTTCTTGCGGAAATGTATTTTATAGAGAGTAGGTCATCAGCATTCGAATATTTTAATATTCTTAATAAAAACTCTAAAATTCCTAAAGGAGGAGTTTTAGAAGGACTTTATTTAATTCTTCAGGGTAAAAGTGAACAAGCAAAAGTTTTGCTTTTACCAATAAAAGAGAAGTTTTCGAGCCGTTTAGCGATTAGACTAGCTATGTTGGACGTGTATGAAAAGGAGAATAACGCTTCTGTATTTCTGAAGGAACTCAAAGAAGTCGCCGAACTTGTGTTTGGGATGCAGCAATTTGAACTTGCGGAAAGAATCGCACAAAGGGCTTTGTCCGTGTCCGATAAATCTTCAGAATGGAATCAAGCGGAGATATATGATTTTCTTGCTTCTTGTCATGAACAATCGGGTTATATTTATCGTGCGATTTTGATGTCAAGAAAAGCAGTAGAAAACTCTAAAGCGGAAGAAGAAAAACTTAAGTTTCAATTGCACCTTGCTTATTTACTTAGAAACGATCCTCCTGATAAAAAAGAGGAAGCGGAAACACTCATTCGTAACGTTTTACAAACTCGTCCAGAAATGGCCTATGCTAGATATTTACTTGGGGTCGTTTTGGCTTCTAACGAAAAATATAAGGAAGCATTAGAAGAATTGAATGTAGCGATAGAAACGGATTCGGAAAACGCGGTCTACTATTTTTATAGGGCCTCGGTTCATGAAAGGTTGGAACAACAGGAATTTATGGAAAAGGATCTAAAAAAATCGATAGAAATCGATCCAGGAAATCCGGTTGCATACAATTATTTGGGATATTATCTTTCCGAAAAAGGGGTTCGTTTGGAAGAATCTCTCTCTCTCGTTCAAAAAGCTGTGGAACTTGCTCCTGACAACGAGGCTTATCAGGATAGCCTAGGTTGGATTTTTTTCAAACTAGGAAATCACGAAGAAGCACTTTTACATCTTCAACTTGCCTATCAAATTTTAAAGGACAAGGGGGGAGAAGATCCGGTCATTTTAGAACATTTAGGAGACGTTTATAAGGAAAAAAACCAAGGCGGAAACGCAGTCGCCTATTGGGAAAAAAGTCTAAAACTTTTTAAAAAGAAGGAAGATATCTCCAGGATTCAAAAAAAAATACAAACCGGTGTTCGACAAAATAACAAATAA
- a CDS encoding cysteine desulfurase family protein, whose translation MSKKIRYFDYNATHPPFTDVLVKIQNDYFSDFYNPSGPTRFSLARQGKIEEARKTLESYTGKPTKEFVFSSTGTEANHLLTKSIRGKFSNSAIVSSLEHSSLYSALEFVGFDFQKIRSLSSGEIDLDHLEELLKINPSPIFILQVANESGVIQPLEKVHLLAQKYSVPLFSDLMQSFGKIPVPFEFLDGFTFSGHKIGAGMGASGTWVRSDLISEKEYAIFRGGNQENNHRAGTENSPSILALSEVLKHRILKQKEKNELLNNFQTQIEAVLEQCNCKIIGKNANRIPSTSFCILPTDDVDFFMMGMEEAGFVISTGSSCKSRSREPASSLLSMGFSKEEALRAIRISTGWFTTQEEVNQLCIQIQNILQALTL comes from the coding sequence ATGTCGAAGAAGATTCGATACTTTGATTACAACGCGACCCACCCTCCCTTTACGGATGTACTCGTAAAAATTCAAAACGATTACTTCTCCGATTTTTACAATCCTTCCGGTCCGACTCGGTTTTCTTTAGCCCGTCAAGGAAAAATAGAAGAAGCTCGTAAAACCTTAGAATCTTATACGGGTAAACCTACAAAAGAATTCGTTTTTTCCTCCACGGGAACCGAAGCCAATCATTTACTTACAAAATCAATCCGAGGAAAATTTTCGAATTCTGCAATCGTTTCCTCTTTAGAACATTCTTCTTTATATTCTGCTTTAGAATTTGTTGGATTTGATTTTCAAAAAATCCGTTCCCTATCTTCTGGTGAAATCGATTTAGATCATTTGGAAGAACTTTTAAAAATAAACCCTTCTCCGATTTTTATATTACAAGTCGCTAATGAATCAGGCGTAATTCAGCCCTTGGAAAAAGTTCATCTGCTTGCTCAAAAATATTCGGTCCCGCTTTTTTCGGATTTGATGCAATCCTTTGGTAAAATTCCAGTTCCTTTTGAGTTTTTAGACGGTTTTACTTTTTCCGGTCATAAAATCGGAGCAGGAATGGGAGCTTCCGGAACTTGGGTTCGATCCGATTTAATTTCTGAAAAAGAATATGCAATTTTTAGAGGAGGAAATCAAGAAAACAACCACAGGGCCGGAACTGAGAATTCTCCCTCTATATTAGCACTTTCTGAAGTACTAAAACATAGAATCTTAAAACAAAAAGAAAAAAACGAACTTTTGAATAATTTTCAAACTCAAATAGAAGCCGTTTTGGAACAATGTAATTGTAAAATAATAGGAAAAAATGCAAATCGAATTCCTTCTACTTCTTTTTGTATTCTTCCCACCGACGATGTTGACTTTTTTATGATGGGAATGGAAGAAGCTGGTTTTGTAATTTCTACAGGCTCTTCCTGCAAGTCTAGATCTAGAGAACCGGCGTCTTCCCTTTTATCCATGGGCTTTTCGAAAGAAGAAGCGTTACGCGCCATTCGAATTTCAACTGGTTGGTTTACAACTCAAGAAGAAGTGAACCAACTTTGTATTCAGATTCAAAATATTTTACAAGCTTTGACCTTGTAA